Below is a window of Picosynechococcus sp. PCC 7002 DNA.
TCCTGGGTTTTGAGGTCGCAGGCAATGCCTTGGAGGGGGGGCTGAGTTGTACCGTCACCTCCAGAAATGCTGAGGGGAAAATCCGATGTTTGGGTCGCTGCCTCCGCGAGGGCAAGGCGTTTGCGTTCTGTTTGGGCGGCGGCAATTTGACGCACCGCAACGCGGCTGGTTTGCACCAGTAGATACAGCGGATACAGAGCGATTTGGCTACCCCACTCCACCGTAATTTTAAGGCGGCGGGCGGCCTGGGTCAGTCGGCTTCCCCACTGGATCGATTGACGATTGAGAAAGTTAAAGAGTTTACTTTGGTAGGGGCCTGGAGCAGACATCGTCATTTTTGCGGCACAACGCTTTTATTGTCCCATAGAGATTTCGGAATCGAAGTTTATGGCTTACGCTTATCGACGAACCATCCATTTGGCGGATACTGATGCCGCCGGGGTGGTCTACTTTGCCCAGCTTCTCCATATTTGCCACGAGGCCTATGAAATATGTCTCATAGGGAACGGTATGGATTGGTCTGGGTTACTCCGGGAGGGAACCGTTGCCCTGCCCATTGTCCATAGTGCCATCGATTTTTTGCGGCCAATCACCTGGGGCGATCGCCTAGACATTCAGCTTTACCCAGAACTTGAAAATTCTCGCCAATTTAAGATTTCTTACCGGATTTTTAAGGAAAATCAAGACTCCCCCCCAGAATCGCCCCTGGCCACAGCCCTTACCCGCCACGTGGCGATCAATCCTAGAACTCG
It encodes the following:
- a CDS encoding acyl-CoA thioesterase, whose protein sequence is MAYAYRRTIHLADTDAAGVVYFAQLLHICHEAYEICLIGNGMDWSGLLREGTVALPIVHSAIDFLRPITWGDRLDIQLYPELENSRQFKISYRIFKENQDSPPESPLATALTRHVAINPRTRQRCSLPPVVETWLRNAPKIEDSKI